From the Theileria equi strain WA chromosome 4 map unlocalized gcontig_1105316255041, whole genome shotgun sequence genome, one window contains:
- a CDS encoding conserved hypothetical protein (encoded by transcript BEWA_045930A) — MNHRMDRMSMDSFRSGVKLSKSAPFGSPSGGSLNGSSRNSLDSIITGHNDEERDSIWYKIRKMKKKGLCMNCEKSKWKNHEFQVCSECYKKCARLKCVHCKEEFSNHRYCKKAESIYKKTVCMNCAYQTSIHSNDPRLCKYCSAWAAWNSDSVCTRCSNFYEKFGAPMNCESCGNNSAFNRGQESRDKVGGIRLCFLCTYDFKKNDYYIKRRIISSTKGRSSPEDKSMQGDDVSKLTKQVKELQGTIDTLKSTIDALNKTNKELESKYNKLLEEYNGISNAAP; from the coding sequence ATGAATCATAGAATGGATAGGATGTCGATGGATTCGTTTAGGAGTGGTGTGAAACTCTCAAAAAGCGCCCCGTTTGGGAGTCCATCTGGAGGCTCGCTGAATGGAAGCTCCAGAAATTCTCTAGACAGTATAATTACAGGTCataatgatgaagaaagAGATTCTATATGGTATAAAATTAGGAAAATGAAAAAGAAGGGTCTCTGTATGAACTGTGAAAAGAGCAAGTGGAAGAACCACGAATTTCAAGTATGCTCAGAATGCTACAAGAAATGTGCAAGACTAAAATGTGTGCACTGTAAGGAAGAGTTTTCAAACCATAGGTACTGCAAAAAGGCGGAATCAATCTACAAAAAGACGGTATGCATGAACTGTGCATACCAAACGTCCATCCACAGCAATGATCCAAGGCTATGTAAATACTGCAGCGCATGGGCAGCGTGGAATAGTGACTCTGTTTGTACCCGTTGTAGCAATTTTTACGAAAAGTTTGGAGCTCCCATGAACTGTGAGTCTTGCGGAAACAACTCCGCATTCAACAGAGGCCAAGAGTCAAGAGATAAAGTTGGAGGTATCCGTCTCTGTTTCCTATGCACCtatgattttaaaaagaatGATTATTATATTAAAAGAAGAATAATATCCTCAACAAAGGGGCGCAGCAGCCCAGAAGATAAATCTATGCAAGGAGATGATGTCTCTAAATTGACGAAACAGGTCAAGGAATTACAAGGGACAATTGATACACTAAAGAGCACAATAGATGCTCTAAACAAAACAAATAAAGAGTTGGAAAGTAAATATAATAAGTtgttggaagaatataatgGGATTAGCAATGCCGCTCCCTAA
- a CDS encoding hypothetical protein (encoded by transcript BEWA_045940A) — protein sequence MVKGSKSGSDCAVFTKNRTLIKSVVDGSVVLWNSDADKKECRLATYCKKGGRHVLYLNFREGNNIIFSPACFEKVNGDWHAIQKDAYTAKLEEMVGKDYDEEDEDNYYKKKAFAEKMVQKNTKPFTLNISNPPENVSVMEHDYLGVRHLAYSPNSGTHMSSVVDSGVTLWTSRKSEECATAEVYTKANVTLLRLYVYDTGITSSLYFRRIDGQFMPMTESAFFDDLDEMGIRTHTQLRQ from the coding sequence atggtaaaagGATCAAAATCTGGGTCAGATTGTGCGGTTTTCACAAAGAACAGGACTTTGATTAAATCTGTAGTTGATGGCTCCGTTGTtctatggaatagtgaCGCAGACAAAAAGGAATGCCGACTTGCAACATATTGCAAGAAAGGAGGTAGACACGTCTTATATCTTAACTTTAGGGAAGGTAATAATATTATATTTTCGCCTGCATGTTTTGAAAAAGTAAATGGAGACTGGCATGCAATCCAAAAGGATGCTTATACGGCAAAATTGGAGGAAATGGTTGGAAAAGATTatgatgaggaagatgaggataatTATTATAAAAAGAAAGCTTTTGCCGAAAAGATGGTTCAAAAGAATACAAAACCTTTTACCCTCAATATATCCAATCCACCAGAAAATGTCTCAGTTATGGAACATGATTACCTTGGAGTTAGACATTTAGCATACAGTCCTAATTCTGGAACACACATGTCTTCTGTTGTTGACTCTGGAGTTACTCTATGGACTTCCAGAAAGAGCGAGGAATGTGCAACTGCAGAAGTATATACAAAGGCGAATGTTACACTTCTCCGCCTATATGTCTATGATACGGGTATTACTTCTTCCTTATACTTTAGAAGAATAGATGGACAATTTATGCCAATGACAGAATCCGCATTCTTTGATGACTTAGATGAGATGGGCATCCGTACACATACCCAGCTAAGACAATAG
- a CDS encoding hypothetical protein (encoded by transcript BEWA_045950A) has product MNILILLASIFIVKLCSCKRNGTAFPFDLSNPDGVHTNLTERAYSGITHEQYTVKEGFAISSVSDKDANLWRASKSSNEICRAVNLYSRGSDKLFLAIWIIDGRHLNIKRFERVEGKWESITLKEFNEKLNGVVVLEVPKVEEIKPQPVEEQPTEEPDSPEVEPTAEVIEEELPPKPAPLSERAKKVDAKLFDVNETEQYGIATLQCVLKEGAKGNQLIYDSETIWDGGEMSECLLADIYYDNKPELARLQIREGRFVRALFLCNVGGNWVDDRETFTTKFNHLKNYPKPAMYALNLATKIDDKLFDVKASASEVVPLLICTAKKDKNPKKLVYDKETIWSGGKKAHCSSALIYFYGREPRVVTLTIKDTSGNEEVSFLYKEGEKWFEGVEQHKAKLTELRNDLNLLKFRSYAFGTPVPDEFGDIKVANASDNLRGVSDRIIPESVTLDIAEKQESTGITVFEHLEKHGIKHKRFSPRSNVDIISVLANGAVVWIARGTEKCRTVRVIFNKDKVLVTLNIHENNKLVGYRSFEKVGNEWNEISEGKFWQLADEMKK; this is encoded by the coding sequence ATGAATATCCTAATACTGCTAGCAAGTATCTTTATCGTCAAACTCTGTAGTTGCAAGAGGAACGGTACTGCTTTCCCTTTTGATTTGTCCAACCCGGATGGCGTCCATACCAATCTCACTGAAAGAGCATATTCTGGAATCACACACGAACAGTACACTGTAAAAGAGGGATTTGCCATAAGCTCAGTTTCAGACAAGGATGCAAACCTTTGGAGGGCATCAAAGAGCAGTAATGAAATATGCAGAGCTGTTAATCTATACTCCAGGGGCAGTGATAAGTTATTCTTGGCCATTTGGATCATTGATGGAAGGCATCTAAATATCAAACGCTTTGAAAGAGTGGAAGGCAAATGGGAGAGCATAACACTAAAAGAGTTTAACGAAAAGCTGAATGGAGTGGTAGTTTTAGAAGTTCCAAAGGTTGAAGAAATCAAACCCCAGCCTGTTGAAGAACAGCCTACTGAAGAACCTGATAGTCCTGAAGTTGAACCCACAGCTGAAGTCATTGAGGAAGAATTACCGCCAAAACCTGCACCTCTGAGTGAACGTGCTAAAAAGGTTGATGCAAAGTTGTTTGATGTAAATGAGACTGAACAGTATGGAATTGCAACTTTGCAATGTGTCCTAAAGGAAGGTGCGAAAGGAAATCAATTGATCTATGATTCTGAAACAATATGGGATGGTGGAGAAATGTCAGAGTGTCTATTAGCTGATATATACTATGACAATAAACCTGAATTAGCAAGATTGCAAATTAGAGAGGGAAGATTTGTTAGAGCACTATTCCTCTGCAATGTTGGTGGAAACTGGGTAGATGACAGAGAAACCTTTACGACGAAATTTAACCACTTGAAAAATTATCCAAAACCTGCAATGTATGCTCTTAACTTGGCTACAAAGATTGATGATAAATTATTTGACGTAAAAGCCTCTGCTTCTGAAGTTGTTCCACTTTTGATATGCACAGCTAAGAAGGACAAGAATCCTAAAAAACTTGTTTATGATAAGGAGACTATTTGGAGCGGAGGGAAAAAGGCACATTGCTCTTCGGCCctaatatatttttatggGAGAGAGCCAAGGGTAGTGACTCTTACCATCAAAGACACTTCCGGAAATGAAGAGGTATCCTTCCTCTACAAGGAAGGTGAAAAATGGTTTGAGGGTGTAGAGCAACATAAGGCAAAGCTGACTGAGCTAAGAAATGATCTCAATCTTCTAAAATTCCGTTCTTATGCTTTTGGTACTCCTGTTCCAGATGAATTTGGTGACATTAAAGTTGCTAATGCCTCTGACAATCTGAGAGGTGTTTCTGATAGGATAATTCCTGAATCTGTAACTCTTGATATTGCAGAAAAACAAGAGTCCACGGGTATAACTGTCTTTGAACATCTTGAAAAACATGGAATAAAACACAAAAGATTTAGTCCAAGATCGAATGTAGATATTATTTCTGTACTTGCAAATGGTGCTGTCGTATGGATTGCCAGAGGAACTGAAAAGTGTAGAACTGTGCGTGTTATCTTTAATAAAGACAAGGTTCTTGTTACACTAAATATTCATGAGAATAATAAGCTTGTTGGGTATCGGTcttttgaaaaggttggtaatgaatggaatgagattTCCGAAGGAAAGTTTTGGCAACTTGCAGACGAAATGAAGaaatga